In the genome of Nocardia sp. NBC_00416, one region contains:
- a CDS encoding DUF3152 domain-containing protein — MTDRPENPSGGGRSAHRPQDSDLAVAARAATSRADEPREPLAARRDPVGDPAPAAREVAAGRTKRRLRFSATRYGWRVYALPVLVALTVFVVFDAVRAGSGAPADPADPRLGTLGPPPASAGVIGAPPGDGTFPADLPIGALPAGGKFTETGKGTWRIVPGTSERAGAGEQFTFTYTVEIENGIDTRNFGGDESVARMVESTLGNPKSWVHDRKFAFQRIDHGEPDFRISLTARETTRKACGFDIPIDSSCYNSDEGRVVLSEARWVRGAPAFDGDIGSYRQYQVNHEVGHAIGYHAHQPCESEGGLAPVMMQQTFGTANNQIAALDPTGVVPMDGKTCRFNPWPYPRG; from the coding sequence GTGACCGACCGACCGGAAAACCCCTCCGGCGGCGGGCGCAGCGCGCACCGCCCCCAGGATTCAGACCTCGCGGTCGCCGCGAGAGCGGCCACGTCGCGCGCGGACGAACCCCGGGAACCGCTGGCCGCGCGCCGGGATCCCGTCGGGGATCCGGCGCCGGCGGCCCGGGAAGTAGCGGCCGGGCGCACGAAGCGTCGGCTGCGGTTTTCCGCCACCCGATACGGCTGGCGCGTGTATGCGCTGCCGGTGCTGGTCGCGCTGACGGTGTTCGTGGTGTTCGACGCGGTGCGCGCCGGATCGGGGGCGCCGGCGGATCCCGCCGATCCCCGTCTGGGCACGCTCGGGCCGCCGCCGGCCAGTGCCGGGGTCATCGGTGCGCCGCCCGGCGACGGCACTTTTCCGGCGGATCTGCCGATCGGGGCACTGCCCGCCGGTGGGAAGTTCACCGAGACCGGGAAGGGCACATGGCGGATCGTCCCGGGTACCTCCGAGCGGGCCGGTGCGGGCGAGCAGTTCACCTTCACCTACACCGTCGAAATCGAGAACGGTATCGATACCCGCAATTTCGGCGGCGACGAATCCGTGGCCCGGATGGTGGAATCGACCCTCGGCAACCCGAAGAGCTGGGTGCACGACCGCAAGTTCGCGTTCCAGCGGATCGACCACGGAGAGCCGGATTTCCGGATCTCGCTGACGGCCCGCGAGACGACTCGTAAGGCGTGCGGTTTCGATATCCCGATCGATTCGTCCTGCTACAACTCCGATGAGGGTCGCGTGGTGTTGTCGGAGGCGCGCTGGGTGCGCGGGGCACCGGCTTTCGACGGCGATATCGGCTCCTATCGGCAGTACCAGGTCAACCACGAGGTGGGTCACGCCATCGGGTACCACGCGCATCAGCCGTGTGAGAGCGAGGGCGGCCTGGCTCCGGTGATGATGCAGCAGACCTTCGGCACCGCCAACAACCAGATCGCGGCACTGGACCCGACCGGGGTCGTGCCGATGGACGGGAAGACCTGCCGCTTCAACCCGTGGCCGTATCCACGCGGCTGA
- a CDS encoding TetR/AcrR family transcriptional regulator has translation MTDLVDRMTSRPASGTAPKRGTRLPRDERRLQLLAAASEIFVLRGYHAAGMDEISQCAGVSKPVLYQHFTSKLELYLAVLQNYVDMLVSSVRQALRSTTDNKQRVRAAVAAYYDFVDNEMQGFRLVFESDLTNEPQVQRRVEQATEACVDAVYDLVAHDSGLDPYRARILAVGLVGASQFTARYWLEADRPIPKDDAVDTTVALAWGGLKHVPLHPIG, from the coding sequence ATGACCGACCTCGTGGACCGGATGACGTCCCGCCCGGCGTCCGGCACCGCCCCCAAACGTGGCACCCGGCTTCCCCGCGACGAACGACGCCTACAGCTACTCGCGGCTGCCAGTGAGATTTTCGTACTACGGGGCTACCACGCCGCCGGTATGGACGAGATCTCCCAGTGCGCGGGCGTCAGCAAGCCGGTGCTCTACCAGCACTTCACCAGCAAACTGGAACTGTATCTGGCAGTCCTGCAGAACTATGTCGACATGCTGGTGTCCAGTGTGCGCCAGGCGCTGCGCTCCACCACCGACAACAAACAGCGCGTCCGGGCCGCAGTCGCCGCGTACTACGACTTCGTGGACAACGAGATGCAGGGCTTCCGCCTGGTCTTCGAATCCGATCTCACCAACGAACCCCAGGTCCAGCGCCGCGTCGAACAAGCCACCGAGGCCTGCGTGGACGCGGTCTACGACCTGGTCGCCCACGACTCCGGCCTGGACCCCTACCGGGCCCGCATCCTCGCCGTCGGCCTGGTCGGCGCGAGCCAGTTCACCGCCCGGTACTGGCTCGAGGCCGACCGCCCGATCCCCAAGGACGATGCCGTGGACACCACCGTCGCACTGGCCTGGGGCGGCCTCAAACACGTCCCACTGCATCCGATCGGCTGA
- a CDS encoding DUF3107 domain-containing protein, producing MEVKIGISDSPRELVIASSQSPDEVETLVSEALGAESGVLALADEKGRKYLIQAAKVAYVEIGAATGGRVGFAAV from the coding sequence GTGGAGGTCAAGATCGGTATTTCGGATAGCCCGCGCGAACTCGTCATTGCCAGTTCGCAGAGCCCGGACGAGGTCGAGACCCTCGTCTCCGAGGCGCTGGGGGCTGAGAGCGGGGTACTCGCGCTGGCCGATGAGAAGGGCCGCAAATACCTGATCCAGGCCGCCAAGGTCGCCTACGTGGAGATCGGCGCCGCGACCGGCGGCCGGGTGGGGTTCGCGGCGGTCTGA
- a CDS encoding ferritin-like fold-containing protein, protein MGAQSPAAWGVIPSDMPSSPIPAEHPGVTDLFAVLAYGEVSAFYRLAEEATLSPSLRGKVAVARMAAAELAHFERLEAALTARGADVYDAMAPYTGALDDYHRSTDPSTWLESMVKFHVGDGIAADFYREIAGALSPDVAAVVRDVLADTGHSEFVIDEVRRAVATSRSERDRLTLWGRRLLGEAITQAQYVMAQRDELTELVLAATGDLNGIATLFDRMQTAHAERMSVLGL, encoded by the coding sequence ATGGGAGCACAGTCACCCGCCGCGTGGGGTGTTATACCGAGCGATATGCCCTCTTCACCCATCCCCGCCGAACACCCCGGCGTGACCGATCTGTTCGCGGTGCTCGCCTACGGTGAGGTCTCCGCGTTCTACCGACTGGCCGAGGAAGCCACGCTCTCCCCGTCGCTGCGCGGCAAGGTCGCGGTGGCCCGGATGGCAGCGGCCGAACTCGCGCATTTCGAACGGCTCGAGGCGGCTCTCACCGCGCGCGGCGCCGACGTGTACGACGCGATGGCGCCGTACACCGGCGCGCTGGACGACTACCACCGCTCCACCGACCCGTCCACCTGGCTCGAGTCGATGGTGAAATTCCATGTCGGTGACGGTATCGCCGCCGATTTCTACCGCGAGATCGCCGGGGCCCTCAGCCCCGACGTGGCAGCCGTCGTGCGCGATGTACTGGCCGACACCGGGCATTCGGAATTCGTGATCGACGAAGTGCGCCGCGCGGTGGCGACGAGCCGCTCCGAACGCGACCGTCTCACCCTGTGGGGTCGGCGGCTCCTGGGGGAGGCGATCACCCAAGCGCAGTACGTAATGGCCCAGCGCGACGAACTCACCGAACTCGTGCTGGCGGCGACGGGTGACCTGAACGGAATCGCCACGCTCTTCGACCGGATGCAGACAGCGCACGCGGAGCGGATGTCCGTGCTGGGTCTGTAG
- a CDS encoding alpha/beta fold hydrolase has product MSIADRGIALADRAVRAVDPDGGLSRAVERAARNVWALTFGDGVEGRRPTPTTVLWDEPHRQLRRFESTLLSGGAGPAAQGVLLVPPLAAPASCFDLRPGQSLAEFLLETGRAPYVIDYGEISYADRRMGFDDWVYDILPEAIRRTAADRAAAGGEPVVDLVGWSLGGTMALLTTAADAELPIRSVTAIGAPLNYNAMPMTPQLAAAARLTGTGAVVGAALRAVGGVPAPLTRLGYRITAWDREVKRPWFVASNLARTESLARMEAIDRFMADMPGYPGRVYQQLWNRLVLRDEIGRGVVDFGKGEIRLADITAPVLLVGGPSDVITPARAVEHGVSTLTGARAVHYETAPGGHLGILAGASARATTWTYLDKFLTTPA; this is encoded by the coding sequence GTGAGCATCGCAGACCGAGGTATCGCCCTGGCCGATCGTGCCGTCCGAGCGGTCGATCCGGATGGCGGACTATCCCGGGCCGTCGAGCGGGCCGCACGCAACGTCTGGGCACTGACCTTCGGCGACGGCGTAGAAGGACGCCGGCCGACGCCGACCACGGTGCTCTGGGACGAACCGCATCGCCAGCTGCGCCGTTTCGAATCGACCCTGCTGAGCGGCGGGGCCGGCCCTGCCGCTCAGGGCGTGTTGTTGGTGCCTCCGCTGGCCGCGCCGGCCAGTTGCTTCGATCTGCGGCCCGGTCAGAGCTTGGCCGAGTTCCTGCTGGAGACCGGCCGTGCCCCGTACGTGATCGACTACGGCGAGATCAGCTACGCCGATCGCCGGATGGGTTTCGACGACTGGGTGTACGACATCCTGCCCGAGGCGATCCGCCGTACCGCCGCCGACCGGGCCGCCGCCGGCGGCGAACCGGTCGTGGACCTGGTGGGCTGGTCGCTCGGCGGCACGATGGCCCTGCTCACGACGGCCGCGGATGCCGAGCTGCCGATCCGGTCCGTCACCGCCATCGGCGCCCCGTTGAACTACAACGCGATGCCGATGACCCCGCAACTCGCCGCCGCCGCACGGCTCACCGGCACCGGCGCCGTCGTGGGCGCCGCCCTGCGCGCAGTGGGTGGGGTGCCCGCCCCCCTGACGAGGCTCGGATACCGCATCACCGCGTGGGACCGTGAGGTCAAACGACCCTGGTTCGTCGCCAGCAATCTGGCCCGCACCGAATCGCTGGCCCGGATGGAGGCGATCGACCGTTTCATGGCCGATATGCCCGGCTATCCCGGTCGTGTGTACCAGCAGCTGTGGAACCGCCTGGTGCTGCGCGACGAGATCGGTCGCGGTGTCGTCGATTTCGGAAAGGGCGAGATCCGGCTGGCCGATATCACCGCGCCGGTGTTGCTGGTGGGCGGACCCTCCGATGTCATCACGCCGGCCCGTGCGGTCGAACACGGGGTGTCCACGCTGACCGGTGCGCGGGCGGTCCACTACGAAACCGCGCCCGGGGGACATCTCGGCATCCTCGCCGGCGCCTCCGCCCGTGCCACGACCTGGACCTATCTCGACAAATTCCTCACCACACCAGCCTGA
- a CDS encoding DEAD/DEAH box helicase, translating to MAETLLTAELDSAHTAPTFTELGVRDEIVRALGGMGIERTFAIQELTLPLALAGEDLIGQARTGMGKTFGFGVPLLHRIATAESGTTPLDGTPRALIIVPTRELCIQVTKDLENAAKYLTNEKGPLQVTSIYGGRPYESQIAALRRGVDVVVGTPGRLLDLADQQHLILGKVGVLVLDEADEMLDLGFLPDIERILGMVPDKRQTMLFSATMPGPIITLARTFLTRPTHIRAEEPHDSAVHDRTAQFVYRAHALDKSELISRVLQAEGRGATMVFTRTKRTAQKVADELAERGFAVGAVHGDLGQIAREKALTKFRKGAIDVLVATDVAARGIDIDDVTHVVNYQCPEDEKTYVHRIGRTGRAGRTGVAVTLIDWDELTRWASINAALGLGIPDPVETYSRSPHLYSDLGIPEGITGTVGAHKPPRDSDAVVVERPERSPRNRNRKRTRGGRPVEAGTSAPEADTAAGEGPDTGDEAGQAPARRRRRRRRGADTGPGGRDDSGSAATDSQESGAAESADSGSGDKPARRRRRRKPAESETSGGDQASQSDGADGSGASVNAGAGESASTQA from the coding sequence CTGGCGGAAACGCTGCTGACAGCTGAGCTGGACTCCGCACACACCGCACCGACTTTCACCGAATTGGGCGTGCGCGACGAAATCGTCCGCGCACTCGGTGGGATGGGCATCGAACGCACTTTCGCAATCCAGGAACTCACGCTGCCCCTGGCGCTGGCCGGTGAGGATCTCATCGGCCAGGCCCGGACCGGAATGGGTAAGACCTTCGGCTTCGGAGTTCCCCTGCTCCATCGGATCGCCACCGCCGAATCCGGCACCACGCCACTGGACGGCACTCCTCGGGCCCTGATCATCGTGCCGACGCGCGAACTGTGCATCCAGGTGACCAAGGACCTGGAGAACGCGGCGAAATACCTCACCAACGAGAAGGGTCCGCTGCAGGTCACCTCCATCTACGGTGGCCGGCCTTACGAATCGCAGATCGCGGCCCTGCGCCGGGGCGTCGATGTCGTGGTCGGGACTCCCGGCCGCCTGCTGGACCTGGCCGATCAGCAGCATCTGATCCTCGGCAAAGTGGGCGTCCTGGTGTTGGACGAGGCCGACGAAATGCTCGATCTGGGCTTCCTGCCCGATATCGAGCGAATTCTCGGGATGGTGCCCGACAAACGGCAGACGATGCTGTTCTCGGCGACCATGCCGGGCCCGATCATCACCCTGGCCCGCACTTTCCTCACCCGCCCCACTCATATCCGCGCCGAGGAACCGCACGATTCGGCGGTGCACGATCGCACCGCGCAATTCGTCTACCGGGCGCATGCGCTGGACAAGAGCGAATTGATCTCGCGAGTACTGCAGGCCGAGGGCCGTGGCGCCACCATGGTCTTCACCCGCACCAAACGCACCGCGCAGAAGGTCGCCGACGAACTGGCCGAGCGCGGATTCGCGGTCGGCGCGGTACACGGTGATCTCGGGCAGATCGCCCGCGAAAAAGCCCTCACGAAATTCCGGAAGGGCGCCATCGATGTCCTGGTCGCGACCGATGTCGCTGCCCGCGGTATCGATATCGACGATGTGACCCATGTCGTCAACTACCAGTGCCCGGAGGACGAGAAGACCTACGTGCACCGGATCGGCCGCACTGGTCGCGCCGGACGCACCGGTGTCGCGGTCACCCTGATCGACTGGGACGAACTGACCCGCTGGGCGTCCATCAACGCCGCGCTCGGTCTGGGGATCCCCGATCCCGTGGAGACCTATTCGCGCTCGCCGCATCTGTACTCCGATCTCGGCATCCCGGAGGGCATCACCGGCACCGTGGGGGCACACAAACCCCCGCGCGATTCGGACGCGGTGGTGGTGGAGCGCCCCGAGCGGTCCCCCCGCAACCGCAACCGCAAACGCACCCGCGGCGGTAGACCTGTCGAAGCGGGTACGAGCGCGCCCGAGGCCGACACAGCGGCCGGCGAAGGTCCCGACACCGGCGACGAGGCCGGCCAGGCACCCGCGCGCCGGCGGCGACGGCGGCGGCGTGGGGCCGATACCGGGCCCGGCGGCCGGGACGACAGCGGTTCGGCCGCGACCGACAGCCAGGAATCCGGAGCGGCCGAGTCCGCCGACAGCGGCAGCGGAGACAAACCGGCACGCCGGCGACGGCGTCGCAAACCCGCCGAATCCGAGACGAGCGGCGGCGACCAGGCGTCGCAGTCCGACGGAGCCGACGGTTCCGGAGCGTCCGTGAACGCGGGCGCCGGCGAAAGCGCGTCGACTCAGGCCTGA